A portion of the Rhinolophus sinicus isolate RSC01 linkage group LG03, ASM3656204v1, whole genome shotgun sequence genome contains these proteins:
- the IRX1 gene encoding iroquois-class homeodomain protein IRX-1, with the protein MSFPQLGYPQYLSAAGPGAYGGERPGVLAAAAAAAASSGRPGTAELGAGAAAVTSVLGMYAAAGPYAGAPSYSAFLPYAADLSLFSQMGSQYELKDNPGVHPATFAAHTAPAYYPYGQFQYGDPGRPKNATRESTSTLKAWLNEHRKNPYPTKGEKIMLAIITKMTLTQVSTWFANARRRLKKENKVTWGARSKDQEDGALFGSDTEGDPEKAEDDEEIDLESIDIDKMDEHDGDQSNEDDEEKAEAPRAPAAPTPLARDQGSPLAADALKPQDSPLGLPKEVPEPGSTRLLSPGAAGGLQGAPHSKPKIWSLAETATSPDGAPKASPPPPAGHPGAPLQHPAFLPSHGLYTCHIGKFSNWTNGAFLAQGSLLNMRSFLGVGAPHATPHGPHLPAPPPPPVTVAAGVLHGDKASARSSPALPERDLVTRPDSPPQQLKSPFQPVRDNSLAPQEGTPRILAALPSA; encoded by the exons ATGTCCTTCCCGCAGCTGGGATACCCGCAGTACCTGAGCGCCGCTGGGCCAGGCGCCTACGGCGGGGAGCGCCCGGGGGTGCTGGCCGCGGCGGCTGCCGCCGCCGCCTCGTCGGGCCGGCCGGGGACCGCGGAGCTGGGCGCGGGCGCGGCCGCCGTCACCTCGGTGCTGGGTATGTACGCGGCGGCCGGGCCGTACGCCGGCGCGCCCAGCTACAGCGCCTTCCTGCCCTACGCCGCCGACCTCAGTCTCTTCTCGCAGATG GGCTCCCAGTACGAACTCAAGGACAACCCCGGGGTGCACCCCGCCACCTTTGCTGCCCACACGGCACCGGCCTACTATCCGTACGGCCAGTTCCAGTATGGAGATCCCGGGCGGCCCAAGAACGCCACGCGCGAGAGCACCAGCACGCTCAAGGCCTGGCTCAACGAGCACCGCAAGAACCCGTACCCCACCAAGGGCGAGAAGATCATGCTGGCCATCATCACCAAGATGACCCTCACGCAGGTCTCCACCTGGTTCGCCAACGCGCGCCGGCGCCTCAAGAAGGAGAACAAGGTGACGTGGGGCGCGCGCAGCAAGGACCAGGAGGACGGCGCCCTTTTCGGAAGTGACACGGAGGGAGACCCTGAGAAGGCTGAGGACGACGAGGAGATCGACCTGGAAAGCATCGACATCGACAAGATGGACGAGCACGACGGCGACCAGAGCAACGAGGACGACGAGGAGAAGGCCGAGGCGCCGCGCGCGCCCGCCGCTCCCACCCCCCTCGCCCGGGACCAGGGCTCGCCCCTGGCCGCCGACGCGCTCAAGCCTCAAGACTCGCCCCTGGGCCTGCCCAAGGAAGTCCCGGAGCCCGGCAGCACGCGCCTGCTGAGTCCTGGCGCGGCGGGCGGCCTGCAGGGCGCGCCGCACAGCAAGCCCAAGATCTGGTCGCTGGCAGAGACGGCCACGAGCCCCGACGGCGCTCCCAAGGCttcgccgccgccgcccgctGGCCATCCAGGCGCGCCGCTGCAGCATCCCGCCTTCCTGCCCAGCCATGGACTATACACCTGCCACATCGGCAAGTTCTCCAACTGGACCAACGGCGCCTTCCTGGCGCAGGGCTCTCTGCTCAACATGCGCTCCTTCCTGGGCGTTGGCGCGCCCCACGCCACGCCCCACGGCCCACACctgcccgcgccgccgccgccgccggtcACCGTTGCCGCGGGGGTGCTCCACGGCGACAAGGCCTCAGCCCGCAGCAGCCCCGCGCTCCCAG AGAGAGACCTCGTCACCAGGCCAGACTCGCCGCCACAACAGTTAAAGTCGCCCTTCCAGCCGGTTCGGGACAA CTCGCTGGCCCCGCAGGAGGGAACGCCGCGGATCCTAGCAGCCCTCCCGTCCGCTTGA